The genomic window CTGTTAAAAAATTGTCAAAACAGCAGTTTGAACTGAAAGATCAGCCGCACCCCACGCTCCGACGTAAGCCCAGAAAGCCAGAGACAGGCAACGCATGAGACATTCAGATCCACCAGCCAGATTCTCCCCTCGCCTTCCGCGCAAACTCTGCCTGACCAGCCCAGCTCCGCAAACGCGCTCAGTGCAGTGGCTTTGACGGCAGCATGTTTGCTTGGCTGAATCTGGTTCACACCAGCGCCCTTGACACTTTTGAGAACCCATCCGCAAACGGCACCAATCCCCGCCAGGGCAGCCAGCCAGCCGCTCCGCTAGACTGCCCGAATGGCAAAGCTCAAAAAGAACCAAGTGTCCAAGCACCGCAAGCAAGGCCGCAGATCTCCGCCGCCGCCCAAAAAGAAAGCGCCCTCCAGTGGTACTGGACTGGTAATCGGCACGCTGCTGGCCGCCTTCCTCATCGCCGCAGTGGTGTTTTTCTTGCGGCCCAGCGATCAAACCAGCAGCGCCGTGCGAACCTTTGACCTGACTGGTCAACCCCTCCTCGGCCAAGCCGACGCCCCCGTGACGATGGTTGTCGTCGAAGATTTCAAGTGTCCGGCTTGCCGCGCCTTCGAGGCCAGCGTCATGCCGCAGCTCATCAGCAAATATGTGGACAGCGGCACGCTCAAAGTCGCTTCGCTGACCTGGCCCTTTTTGGCCAAAGCGCGGAACTTGCCCATTGACGATTCGCTGCTGGCCGCCGAGGCCGCCAAGTGCGTCTACGATCAACAGGAGAGCGCCGGGTATTTTGCTTATTCCAAACTGCTGTTCGGCAGTCAGGAAGACGAAACCCGCGTCTGGGCCACCAAAGACAAGCTCAAGCAACTCGCCAGCAGCCTAGCGAAACTGAATCAAACCAAATTCGGTCAATGCTTAGACAGCGACGCCACCAAAGCCCGGGTGCTCAACGATCAAAAACAGATTCTGGCCGCCGGAGTCAGCAGCACGCCCAGCATTTTTGTCGGCGGCAAATTGGTGGCCCAAAACAGCTTGGAGGCTATCAGCGCGGCGGTAGAAGCAGCAAGTCAGTAAGGCGCTCCACTCAACTCAGGTCACAGGCTCGGCGTTGATGCCCACAAAAACGTGGGCCGCCACTGTCAGCGCCAGAGTGCGCTCGGTATCACCGACCATCAGTGTCAACGTCCCGAAGGCCGGTTCTATGCGGCTGACGCGTATGCTCGCCCCCGGTGTCAGCCCAGCAGTCATCAGGGCGCGGAGCTGCGCCGGATCACC from Deinococcus detaillensis includes these protein-coding regions:
- a CDS encoding thioredoxin domain-containing protein, with product MAKLKKNQVSKHRKQGRRSPPPPKKKAPSSGTGLVIGTLLAAFLIAAVVFFLRPSDQTSSAVRTFDLTGQPLLGQADAPVTMVVVEDFKCPACRAFEASVMPQLISKYVDSGTLKVASLTWPFLAKARNLPIDDSLLAAEAAKCVYDQQESAGYFAYSKLLFGSQEDETRVWATKDKLKQLASSLAKLNQTKFGQCLDSDATKARVLNDQKQILAAGVSSTPSIFVGGKLVAQNSLEAISAAVEAASQ